The Tripterygium wilfordii isolate XIE 37 chromosome 4, ASM1340144v1, whole genome shotgun sequence genome has a window encoding:
- the LOC119996734 gene encoding dnaJ homolog subfamily B member 4-like: protein MGVDYYNILKVNKNATDDDLKKSYRKLAMKWHPDKNPNNKKEAEAKFKQISEAYEVLSDPQKRALYDQYGEEGLKDTPPPGSGSPFGNGGGGSNGFNPRNAEDIFAEFFGSSPFGFGSSGPGRSMRFQSDGGGKFGGFGGAENMFRSYSEGTMPRKPPPVESKLPCSLEELYSGSTRKMKISRTVIDANGRQVPETEILTIDVKPGWKKGTKITFPDKGNEQPYQLPADLVFVIDEKPHDVYKRDGNDLIVNQWVSLAEALGGTTVNLTTLDGRNLSIPVTDIINPGYELVLAKEGMPIVKDAGNRGDLRIKFDVKFPTRLTPEQRTGLKRALGG from the exons ATGGGGGTTGATTACTATAACATATTGAAGGTGAACAAAAATGCAACGGATGACGATCTCAAGAAGTCATACAGGAAACTGGCTATGAAATGGCACCCTGACAAGAACCCCAACAACAAGAAAGAAGCTGAAGCCAAATTTAAGCAGATCTCCGAGGCTTATGAG GTCTTAAGCGACCCTCAAAAGAGGGCACTTTATGATCAGTATGGTGAAGAAGGATTGAAAGACACGCCACCTCCTGGCAGTGGATCGCCATTTGGAAATGGTGGTGGTGGGTCGAATGGTTTCAATCCTAGGAATGCAGAGGATATCTTTGCAGAATTCTTTGGGAGTAGCCCTTTTGGATTTGGATCTTCAGGACCTGGACGTTCTATGAGATTCCAGTCAGATGGAGGAGGGAAGTTTGGGGGTTTTGGTGGGGCTGAAAATATGTTCCGGAGCTATAGCGAGGGGACAATGCCTAGGAAACCACCACCAGTTGAAAGCAAGTTACCTTGTAGCCTCGAGGAGCTTTACTCAGgatcaacaagaaaaatgaagatCTCTAGAACAGTAATTGATGCCAATGG GAGGCAAGTCCCAGAAACGGAGATATTAACTATCGATGTGAAGCCTGGATGGAAGAAGGGAACAAAAATAACATTTCCAGATAAAGGAAATGAGCAGCCATATCAGCTTCCAGCAGACCTTGTTTTTGTTATTGATGAGAAGCCCCACGATGTTTACAAGAGAGATGGCAATGACCTCATTGTTAACCAATGGGTGTCACTAGCTGAGGCATTGGGGGGAACCACAGTGAACCTCACAACTCTTGATGGCCGTAATCTATCTATCCCGGTTACAGATATTATTAACCCTGGTTATGAGCTTGTCCTTGCCAAGGAGGGAATGCCTATAGTAAAAGATGCTGGTAATAGGGGTGATTTGAGGATCAAATTTGATGTCAAGTTCCCTACAAGATTGACCCCGGAGCAACGAACCGGACTCAAGCGTGCTTTGGGAGGTTGA